TTTAGACTTCCCCACCTTCTCCTATTTCCTCCCCCTTTATCCTTCATGGGTGTTTCCCTCAATAAGTCTGTTGTGCATTTAATCGCATCTTGGCATCTCTTCTTGGAAGacccaaactgacacatgaaaaACTAAAAGGAGTGTATTGTAAATTAGAAAATTTGTGAGACTacagagttttaaatttttttttacatattctaaGTTGAACATGAGAGGCCatacaatgttttaaaaacaaaatacaaagccTTTGGATTTCATATATTGTTTTAattaagaagaaatgagaatttattcagATCAATTTATTTAAAGTCACAGCCAAGAAGAAACATTCAACTCCaggattagaaataaaaatgaaaatagtttacTTTTGGGGAGGAAGGGGTGGAGAATAAATCATACAAGCCTGATTGACAAGAGTACTAATAGTTTTGTGAAGTTACTACTTAAGCTTTGTACATTCAAGTAGATATCAAATTCATACTTGGCTTATAGAGTTTATCCAATTCTGGTAAAGACAGTATTCTTTGAGTAAACCTCTGAGTTTTACACCATGTCTCTCAAGTCTGAAAGCTTAAATTTGACTACATGTATGGCAAAAATGATTATCTTTATTTCCTGCAAAtgtaatcaattttaaaataagttaggCAAACATCAATTTTACATAGGCCTTCTAAAGTGTAGGAGGAAATTACAATTGTTCATCTAATTGCAGAGTCCAAACAGTGAATTCAAATCTGGAGTTACCTCTATTGTCAAAGCAAGCCAGGAAAGGTTATTACAAACTAAAAGATGTGACTGTGATTCTGCAGGGTCTATTAAAGggatactttgaaaatcattacaTTACTACTTAAAAGCTGTACTTATTTTCAAGTATGCCCCAAGGGCCACTTCTTAACTTTAGAATTAACCTATAGAAAGCCAAGTGACAAGTATTATTACCTACATTTTCTATATAAGGAAATGAAGGCAAAGAAAGATTTAGGACTGAATAATCTACTCAAAAGTCTAAAGTAAATCAAAGATAGACTTTGGCTTTATTTAGAAAAGAATTCATATGCCCTAAATCCCTTTCCATTGGGTTATATCCATCAGTCTACATTtctaattaaaagccaatctatttttaaaatttatgtccaTTTTGTGTCTAGTATCTTAATGAATTAAAGTAGTATAGATAGACTCTTGCAGCACTGCTCAGTTTTTCTACTAGGCcattgaacaaaagaaaaaccctttgtgcttttggttctttttttagaaattaaaaaatgagtgtACAATTGAttgttaaaacaaaaattgttaagtttttttccccccaaagtaGAAACAATTATTTACTTGACTCAAAATCTTTAACTCATTTTGGCATTAAGTTACCTAATGCTACAGACTATTTTACattagaattttttccttgtctccaggaatctttttttttttcatgggcaggcaccggaaatcgaacccggatctccagcagggcaggcgaGGCTCGAGCCACCATCGCCCGCCCTCCaggaataattttaaagtatacttAAAAGTATACTTTCCTGAGACATCTGCTCCACCAAAATCAATATATAAGCTGTTTATTGGACTCTGATTTATAACTAAAAGTGACAaaactccattttttaaatgcaaatgagtGTATTTATAAGAGTTAGGTCTTAAGGTTTTTGTTACATAGGAAGGAAGCTCTCTATTATGTGGATCGATAAAATGATCCAAACTGAAGAGAAACAGGAAGCTGATAACTTGATTTATCTTAATGGCTTTGTCTCATGAATAAATAAtttgtctgtgtttttcttataaaaataaatggtatttgtTCAATAATGTGAGCCCTACTTACCACATTTGTTCTACTTTTTAAAGGATTTCCAATTTCTAAGAcattctttatattatttatgtCAAAACTTTAACTGAAAGCAACTTTTTGACCACAGTTGGCCATTAGATGAAATTCAAGAAAGAACACAGGTTTGATCAAATCAATAAATCTAGCCACAAGCTGACTAAAAGCTTCCTTTAATCTTCTTCCTATTGGGTCTTCCTTTAAAttaaagctttccctctatgaATTATTTAAGTGAATGGCATGGTTATAGAAAGAGCACATTACTCTTCATACAAAAAACACAAGGAACCTAAAGAAATCCATTTAATGTATTTCAGGAATTATAGTATGAATCAAAGATGctgtagctttaaaaaaaaaaaagtggtggtggtggtggtggagagagGATGTCCTGAAAAGCttcagagagaaatagaaaagtcaagTTTATTTCCTGATTAGTGCAGTATTATTCCCAAAGTGCAGTTAAGTGTCTGGTCCAGACTAGCTGTTAGTGATTAAGCAGTTTCCTTTCACTGTCAAGGCTTTTCCCTGAGGTAatgcttaaatttttaattttaatattttatcctgTTTCTTTTAGCACAATCCTCTCTTGCCAATAAGTACTACAGATTTCCACCATGCTGAATGTTTTCTCAACACTGGATTTTACACTTTTCAAATGTTTGCCATGTTCAACTTAATgatttacaaaatttatatttagataaATTTGTATGTCTTCACATCTTCTCAAAACTTAGCCATTTTAGTTATCtctcaatacttttttttaacattttaaaatgagttatgctttccaaatatttcctcacaAAGTCGCAGAGAAAGGGTTAACCTTTCTAAATTCCAGTTCCTTACactgttttaaaacattaatttattgttactttttccctttcccttcatgATAAACAATTCCCTTCTCAAGTATTGATATTTCtacttttcaaatttcttttcacTGTAGCAGATACCAAAGGTAAAATGCAAATCATTTCAGAGtaaatattctgtaaatattcTCTTCCCTGCTCTCACTTATTAGGTCAACTACTTTAAGGTTATAATTAtggcagtattttaaaaatgttaacagcTGCTAATACGTTGAGGTTGGAAAAATAAGAATACCAAGAGAAAATATATCACTAGCAACTAGTTTGAATTATATGAAAAGCTACTTAGATCTTGACTTTCATACAAACActattttttactattataaaaacaacataattatatttcatttttctttataaaactaCCCTTTAACAGAATATTTGTTAGCTAGTCTTCCTTTAGGTTTTTCTGTACTAATAAAAagttatgtttaaaagaaaaatacttaaaattataattgtttcacagaaacagaaagtcttaTTATCAAATCCTGATAAAAACTATAATCACAGATAGAGCCTTACCAtactattaattttaattttctttcaccaAAGGTAGATGTTTAGGAAGTATATTGGTTAACGAGATTCTCAGTGACTTCAAATGCGCAACAATGAAGATGAGGTAGTATGAGCCTTTTCTATCTTTGTAAAAGGTAAATATCATCTTTAGAAGAGATATTTATCCAGCATTTGCATTATATCCTGGGCCTCATCGCTGCTAAGAGAGGTGCTATTTTAATAGCTACTTCTCATTGAGATTAAGATAATCTTGAGatcactgagaaaaaaaaatgctaggaGATAGGATAGCAGAAATTGTCCTGGTTAAATTTTGTAATAATTgctaaaaaatttattttaaagttattattgaaaaatgCCATCTTTATGTTAATGGCAGAACTTCAAAACAGGAAAATGCTACTTCAACATAAAGGCAATGTCAATTAAGAAACATCTAACTTGGAAATTTCTGAATAAAACTGCCTTCAATCCAGGTAAAAGTAACTTTCTCATACAGCTACATTAGCATCAGGAAATCAATTACTAGTGGTATTTAAAATGCCAATTTGTACAAAAGGGCAGGCAGCTCACCAGAAAGACTGTCTAGGAGTATGAATAAGGAGAGATTTATTATtcactggtttaaaaaaaaaaaaggagtttggACAGGTTATCACTCTACTTATCTTTACTAGTTATTTTGGGCTAATGATGTTTCTTAAAAAATACTTCCCTGTTCTTGGTAAATACAAAATATTACCCATTGTCAGTACTGTTCAGTATGGCATAAacaggtgtttttttcttttctttttttttttttttgaggctacATTAAAGATATAATTCTGAATACAGGAGTAATTATTTGGAACTTGaagattagaaataattttaagtttCCAGAATACTGAACTCCATGTTTAATTCTTGACTCTTTTCTCAagttcaatttaaaataatacaaaatgacTTAGGTACTCTTTGGTTACCAGAGGAGATCTGTGGCTGTTTATGAACTGTGGAATCTCCCCAAAGTAACAGGCTTAGAGTTTCGATGAAAAGGCAAAGTTATTAAtaagtgctattattatttttaaagcttcctgtgagaaaagaataatatttataaagatgGTTTAACTTGTCCAGGTTGAAAGACCTATTCAGGAATATCACTTCCACACTGTAGAATTAATGCACCTCCAAAATGTCATGTTCTCACTGACCAACGAACCAAATTTATAATTCTGCTTtatagttaatatttaaaataaaaatgcatcaaattttattttaaatcattttgttaCTTTAACACCCTCTTAGtaaattataaaagccaactaCATTAGTATGAATTATGAATTACAACACACAGCTTTactgaagaatttaaaaacaattcaatGAAAGGGGATGGGAaaactgtattttatgtataGGAATATTGATGGcataaattaacaaaacattacaTGTAGGAAGGATATAgaattactttaaaagaaaagtatgaaATACAGAATATTTGATTGTATTTGCCATGCCTATCAAATTTCAAATATGCTTGCTATCATATATGAATTataattaagaaatgaaaaaatcaaacaTACAATTTACATGatagaaacaaaaaccaaaaacatggtcaaaaaatatcctttaaaccTTATTGTGTAATCTTACACAATGTATCATAAAATAAACTAGTCAGGAAATAAGGTTTAGGGCAGTAAAATTAACAACTGCCTTTATAGGAAAATTCAAAGTgacataataagaaaaataaaatatgaaaatatgtatatactcTTTCCTATGCTCCTACCCTTTTCTCAGCATTGTTGTTCTGGCGCATCAATCCTGAGTACTCTAACTTTTGATTTATAGTGATATTCCTTCAGATATAATTTCATAGAAGAAGGAATTGGAAGAGCATCAATGCCATCATAGGTTGTACAGTTACAAATAACTGTTCTGCATATATGCTgtagggaaaagggaaaagtcCGAATTAAAGGAGTGGATAAAAGTGGTTCGAAGAACATACAGGCACTCGGGTCCTTATAATGTTCTAGGAGCCCAGTAATGTCAGGAGAATGGAAGACACAAGGATCATGTGCGTCAAAGCTAAAGTTGTGATTCCACTGTTCAATTCTAGCATGAAGAGAACGGCTATAGCGTCTAAAactaacagaaaataaatagtCTTCCTGTGCTGAGTCTCGAAGTAAAAAGGTACCCTCTGGTTTTCCTTCTAGTAGAGCTTCAGCTGCATATTTATCCATAACTCCCCAGTAACATGGGTTGTTATTGATCTGAAGGAGATCTGGCACAAGACAGTGAACATAATCAATCTGAGTGTGGTACTTAGGCGGCGTTTCCAACTGCAGGATTTCATCATCCATTTCCCATTtaggtttgtttctttttctcgaACTTGTGCAAAGTGTTACAATTTCATCTTCTGAATCCATGTCACTATCTTCAATACTGTTATTTGAAACCAAGTTCATCACA
This genomic stretch from Tamandua tetradactyla isolate mTamTet1 chromosome 12, mTamTet1.pri, whole genome shotgun sequence harbors:
- the SOCS4 gene encoding suppressor of cytokine signaling 4, producing MAENCENNSKNVDVRPKTSRSRSADRKDGYVWSGKKLSWSKKSESCTDAEAVNAIEKTEVPLRSQERKHSCSSIELDLDHSCGHRFLGRSLKQKLQDAMGQCFPIKNCSSRHSSGFPSKRKIHISELMLDKCPFPPRSDLAFRWHFIKRHTAPINPKSDDWASTDLSQNELQDDHLTQRRHMDEDVNCFSHTSVQPCVITPNNASCRSGPLAGSVMNLVSNNSIEDSDMDSEDEIVTLCTSSRKRNKPKWEMDDEILQLETPPKYHTQIDYVHCLVPDLLQINNNPCYWGVMDKYAAEALLEGKPEGTFLLRDSAQEDYLFSVSFRRYSRSLHARIEQWNHNFSFDAHDPCVFHSPDITGLLEHYKDPSACMFFEPLLSTPLIRTFPFSLQHICRTVICNCTTYDGIDALPIPSSMKLYLKEYHYKSKVRVLRIDAPEQQC